ACCGGTGGCAGCGCACGAACGACTCGCCGAGTTGGGTTTCGAGTTCGGAGATCGGTGTTTTTACGGTTAAATCGCCGCATATACACTTAACACAGACGATGTGCGAGAACGCCTCAGCATAAATAATATCTTTTTCAAGCAGACGAACAATACCCTCCTCGGTTTCCAACATGACGGAAGGCTCTGCTTTGGAGAGACTTTTAACCGCTTTGTCGAGAACTTCACAGAGTTTTTCCGGTTCAATCGGTTTCATCAGGTAGTGCAGTGCGTCGACATCGTAGCCGTCGGCGACGAAATCCGAATAGGCCGTGATGAAGACGATTTGCGGGTGGGCATCGGATTCGCGGATACGTCGGGCGAGTTCGACGCCGTTCATGCCGCTGAGCAATATGTCTAACAGCAGAATATCGACCGACATGTTTTCAGCATATTCGAATAAAAAGGCTTCGGCACTTGGGTATTTGGTGACGCAGGCGCGAACGCCGCGCTGTTCGATCCAGCCCGAGACAATCTTTTGGAGATTTCCGGCCTGAACGGGGTTGTCGTCGCAGATTGCAATTCGCATATTTATTATCCTATTTT
This window of the Oscillospiraceae bacterium genome carries:
- a CDS encoding LytTR family DNA-binding domain-containing protein, translating into MRIAICDDNPVQAGNLQKIVSGWIEQRGVRACVTKYPSAEAFLFEYAENMSVDILLLDILLSGMNGVELARRIRESDAHPQIVFITAYSDFVADGYDVDALHYLMKPIEPEKLCEVLDKAVKSLSKAEPSVMLETEEGIVRLLEKDIIYAEAFSHIVCVKCICGDLTVKTPISELETQLGESFVRCHRSYLVGLRHIRQITRTDVILDDGGKLPLSRRNYDAVNRKFISFYRVK